The genomic DNA GCAAAGCCCTCGGGGCGGACGTTCTAGAACGTCTGTCCCGAGGGCTTTTGCAATAAGGTGCGTTAGCTTAGCTGTCGAGCTGTTCGCGAGCCAGATCTGCGGCTAGACCGGTGTAGGTGTGCGGGGTGAGGTTTTTGAGGCGCTGTTCGGCGGCTTCTGGCAGGCCGAGCTCGCCGACAAATTCCCGCATCCGTGCAGCATCAACGCGCTGGCCACGAGTGAGATCTTTGAGGCGCTCGTAGGGGTTATCCATGCCTTCCACCCCGGCGATGGCTTCGGCACGCATCACGGTCTGGATAGCTTCACCCAGGACTTCCCAGTTGCCATCGAGATCGGTTGCCAGGGCGTCTTCGGCGACATCGAGCTGGCCCATCCCGCGGGTGACGTTCTGCAGTGCCAAGACGGAGTGTCCCAGTGCGACACCAATGTTGCGCTGGGAAGTGGAGTCGGTCAGGTCGCGCTGCCAGCGGGACTCGATCAGCGTGGAACCCAAGGTGTTCAGCAGGGCGTTGGACAGCTCGAGGTTGGCTTCGGCGTTTTCAAAACGGATCGGGTTGACCTTATGCGGCATCGTTGAGGAACCGGTGGCACCAGCGACCGGGATCTGCGCGAAGTAGCCGATGGAAATGTAGCTCCAGACGTCGACGCAGAAGCCGTGAAGAATCTGGTTGAAACGTGCGATGTCGTCGTACAGTTCTGACATCCAGTCGTGGTTTTCGATCTGGGTGGTCAGCGGATTGAAGGTCAGGCCTAGGCCTTCAACGAAGTCTTGGGCGATGACCGGCCAGTTAGCGTGCGGGACTGCGGCCACGTGCGCCGCGTAGGTTCCGGTAGCGCCGTTGATTTTGCCCAGGTACTGCTGTGCTGCAATGCGGCGCAACTGGCGGTTCAAGCGGTGCACAAAGACTGCGAGCTCTTTGCCCAGTGTGGTGGGGGTGGCTGGTTGGCCGTGGGTGCGCGACAGCATCGGGGTTTCGACCGCGGCCTTGGCTACCTCGGCGATCGAGTCGACCATCTTGTGAGCGGCTGGCAGCCAGACATCCTGGACCGCATCGCGCACACCCAGCGCATAGGACAGGTTGTTGATGTCTTCAGAGGTGCAGGCGAAGTGCACCAGCGAGCTGAGATGGCCGAGCCCCAGGCCTTCAAGTCGGTTGGCGATGAAGTATTCGACAGCTTTGACGTCATGGACGGTCACAGCTTCCGTTTCGGCCAGTTCAGCCACCGAGGCCTCATCAAATTCGGTGACGATAGCGCGCAATCCGTCGCGCTGTGCATCGGTGAGACGCTGCAGGCCGGGCACCACCATGCCGTCGGCCAAGTGAATGAACCACTCGACTTCGACGTGGACGCGGTTGCGGTTCAGGGCTGCCTCGGAGAGGTGGTCCACTAAATCTGCTACGTAACCACGGTAGCGGCCATCCAAGGGGCCTAAAGGAATATCTGTCTCAGCCAAACGCACGCGCATATTTTCAGTCATGTCCCTTATTCTGCCACTGGCAGTGACAGGCTGCCGATCAATGTCAGGCCCGTGACACATCTGACCCAGCCTTTTCCACATCGAGATACGCCGGCAACGCTTGTCCACAGCTTGGGCTAGGACCCCTACCTCCCACGGCCCGGGTTCCTACGCTAGAGCGCATGAATGACAGGTGGGCGGTGGCAAAGGAGGAAGCTGATGGTCATGGTTGAGATCCCCTCGATGGCAGAGATCGGTACCGGGATGGGTCTGGTGGCCCAGGGCGCCTGTGAGATGGCATCTCAAACGGTCCAACAGTTCGTGTCCAGTCCCTCAATTGCGCAGGCGGGGTTGAACGCAGTGGCCGCGCAGATCGAGGTGTTAGAACAACTCGTAGCTAAATTGCGGGAGGTGGCTGCGGGTATCGAGGATGTGCAGCGGCAGTTGGGTGCCACATTGATCATGGAATGGCATTCTCCGGCCGGTGAAGCCTTTCGGACTGCTGTGGGCGAAAGGCAGAACCAGGCCCAACATTTAGCGGGCATGACCCAGGAGACCGCACGACTAGCAGGACAGGGGATCGATGAGTTGCGCACGATGATTGCGAGTCTGCAATCCCTGCTTGCAACCGCCAGAGCCTCAATGGGTGATGTTGCCTCTGGGGCGATTGCGCAGGTGTGCGCATGAGTGCCAACGTGACCGGTGGGCCGACGCATTGGCGTGCAAATCTTGATGAGCTTGGCCTGGGAGCGGCCCGGCTTCAAGAAGCTACCGAACAAACCATGCGGCTAGCTGGTGACGCCGCCGCAGCGGGCGGCTTGCTGGCGGGCGTGACGATCATGACCCCGCAGGGTCCGCTGATCGGCGCCAACACGGTGGGCATTTCGACCGGGCTGATCGCCATGCGGGCTGAAGTGCAAGCGCTCACCACAGGTGTCGAATATGCGGTAGCGGGATATCTGGAAGCCGAAGCTCACATTTCGAATCTGGTGGACTTCGCGGTGACTCCAACGGCCGTGATGCTGAGCATTCTGGGGCTCACCACGAGCCTGAACGTCCCCAATGACATGTACGAAATCGCGATCCGGGGCGCTAATACCTACATGTGGGCTCCGGTTGAAGCCGCCTTCACTGCACTGGATGGGACCGTGCCGGGCGCAAAACTTGCGATGGGACATGCCATCGGGTGGATGTTTGGACTGGAGGAAAGTCTTTGGGACGTGGACCCCTCACAGCGAACCTACGGCATGTTGGCCCACGCCTTACAACACGCAGGACTCATGCGATTGGCACCCTACGACGTTGACAATGTGACCCCGCAGCCCGCGGCGGATGGCTGGCAGACTCGTGACAGCCTCGGGATGGACAGTTCGATGCAGGCGATGGACCTATTGCAGGATTACGCTCAAGAGGCCGATACGGTGACGATCGCTCGGATTGGTCAATCGGACGGTTCTGATGCCTATGCGGTGATGTATCCGGGCACGACCCCGTTGGGTGATGACAGTGGCCCGTTGGGCGCCCTCCGCGATGATGCGGCGTTCGGCGCGACCGGTGTGGTGGAAGCCATCGCTGCTGATTCGGCACATGTTGAGGAAGCCACGCTGCAGATACTTGCCCAAGCCGGTGTCCCCGCCGGGGCGAAGATCATTCCGATGGGGTATAGCCAAGGCGGGATGCACGCCATGAATGTGGCCCTGAGCAAGAAGGTCACTTCAAAATATGAGGTTTCCGACGCGCTCACGGTTGCGGCCCCGACGGGACACCGGAGCACCGATGATCTGTCGACAAACTTTGTGCACATCGAACATCAACACGACAAAGTCACGGCCCTGACAGGGGCCAGCAATGAGGCCCGAGTCAATCGCACCACCGTGGAGGTCCATGGCTATCCCGCTGAAGACGTTGAGGCCGGGGTATTCGGGGCCGAACACAATATTTCGGTGATTGATCAGCAGTTAGCAACCGCGTTGGACGATCCAGAAGTCGCTCGGGCGACCGAAATTCCCTTCGGCAACTTAGAGATGAAGATGGGCGGGCCGGTGGCGATTCAACAGTTCACGTTGAAGCGGCAGCAGGCGCCGGTGCCGCAACATCCTTTCGAAGCGCCCCGCGGGCCCAAACGCTCCGGTGCGGGATCCCCTCCGGTCTCGATCCGACCGTTAGATGAGTGGCTGACCGGCACCGTCCGACGGCAGCCTTTCTAGCTGGTGACTGAAGAGACCAACCAGTTCATAATGGTCGAGACGACTGAGATAATCAGCGCTGCCAGGATGGCGGTCCAAAAGAAACTGTCAATTACCACGTACATCGGTAGAAACGAGGTCAGCCACACGGTGAGCGCGAGCATCGCCGCATTGATAATCAGCGTGAACAGACCCAGGGTTATGCACGTGATCGGGAGCGATAACAAGCTCACAATCGGGCGAACGATCGAATTCACCACGCCAAAGATCACTGATACAATCAGTAGCGCAATAACGGTTTCACCGGTGTCTGGAGCACCGCTATCGGTCATCACTTCCATGCCGGGCAGCAGCCACACTGCCACCCAGAACGATGCCGCAGTCACCAACACGCGCAAAAGATAATTCATATCCGTATTCTGACACGAACAACCGACAGCGCCCAAACAGAGCGCCGCCGGTTAGCACGGGCCGGCCGACTACTGCTGCGGGGGCTTAGCATTATCCGACAAGCTTGGTCGTGCCTGATGATGCCGGGATCCCAGTTGGCTCGCTAGACTAACGCGTATGGATTCTTCTGCTATCACTCCGCGTTCCGTGCTGAACACCTTGCCCACCTACCAGGCTGGCAAGCCTCCGGCTGCGACGCCGGGGCTAACCTCCTATAAGCTCGCTTCGAATGAAAATCCGTATGCCCCGATTCAGGCGGCCACCGATGCGATGATGCAAGCAGCGACCGCGGAGTCGGTCCAGCGTTACCCGGAGACGACCTACGCGCACTTGCGGGAATTGATTAGCGAAACCTACCAGGTGCCGTTCAATGACATCACCGTTGGTGCAGGATCATTGGGCGTACTCACCGCGCTGGTGCAGACGTTTGCCGGCACGAACGACAACGGCACCCAAGATGAAGTCATCATCCCGTGGCGCTCATTCGAGGCCTATCCCATCGTCATCCGCACGGCCGGAGCACGCGACGTCATGGTGCCGCTGCAAGATACCGGTGAGTTGGATCTAGAGGCCATGCTCGAGGCCATCACCGATCGCACGCGCATCATCATGCTGTGCACGCCGAATAATCCAACCGGTGCGGTCTTGAGTACCCAGGCGGTCCGAGATTTCATGGCACGGGTGCCATCCCACATCCTGGTCGTGATCGATGAGGCCTACATCGAATTCATCCGCGACGAGGCTGCCGTCGATGGGCTGGCCATGTATCGCGACTATCCGAACGTCGCCGTGCTGCGGACCTTCTCCAAAGCACACGGGTTGGCCAATCTGCGCATCGGATACGGTGTCGCTCAACCTGAAATTTCGCAGCCGTTGAAGGTTATCCATCCGCCTTTTGCTACCTCAAGTCTTGCCGAGCAGGCGGCTCATGCCTCGTTGTCGCATCTGGACGAAGTGCTGGCCAATACTGAGCAGGTCGTTACAGAACGGACGCGGGTGTGGGAAGCTCTGGATGGCCTCGGCTATGCGCCTCCGGCCAGTCAGGCGAACTTCGTCTGGCTCCCCCTGGGGGAGTTGGCTCAACCGTTCGCCGATGCCTGCGGGGAGCAAGCGCTGTCAGTGCGTGCATTCCACCCCGAGGGCGTGCGAGTGTCCATCGGCGAAGTCGAAGCCAACGATCGCCTCATCGAGGTGGCAACCGCCTTCGCTGAACAACGCCTGAACCGTTAGAGCGAAAAGGGCGTCATGTCGACTTCGGCGCCGGCAACGATGCCGGGTCTGCCCTCGACCATGGATGTCACAATTTCGGCGGTGACCGGTCCCAGTGAGAGGCCGTGCATGTTGTGCCCCGTGGCCACGATGACATCCGGTGCGGATTTGAGCGGCGAAATAATCGGCAGGCCGGTCGGCGTCATCGGGCGCGGGCCGGTCCATTCGTTATAGCGCGGCTTGTCGCCGATACCCTTGATGAATGCGGATGCCTGAGAGGCCAGGTGGTGGATGCGTTGTGGCTCAAATTTCTCCACTTCGGTCGAGAAATCCATCAACCCAACCACACGCAGCTCACCGGACAACGGGACGCCGATGGTCTTACGATCGATCGACGCGACCAGATAGCCCGGTAGGCGGTCCGGTTGGACGTGGTAGGAGTAGCCGGTTCCCGAGGTAATCCAGGTCGTCCTGGTGGCTTCGAGCCCTTTGATTTTAGGGGTGGTCCAGGCCCCGGTGGCAACCACAGCCCGATCGAATCCAAGCTGACTTTCCCCGCTTGCGCTGCGCAGTGTGGCCTGATGGCTATCGATGCCCACCAGCTCGGTGTGCTCCATGATCTGGGCGCCATAGTCGAGCAGTTTGGCGTGCAATTCGTCAACGAAGATATTTGGATCGATGTAGCGTTCGGTGGGCGCCAAAAAGCCTGCCCGGACGTGCTCATCGAGGACGGGTTCAAAATCGTGGAGCTCGCCGTCGAGCATGATCTGTCCGGGGCGCTTCTGCCCGAGCATGTCTGCGCGCGCAACTTGGTTATCACGGAACACCTGCAGCGCATCGGCTGACACATGGGTATTCAGGAAACCGTACCCACCACCTGCAAGCGAGATACCGTCCTGGTGGTAGGAGTCAAAGGCTGCAAAAGCGCCGCGGGCGAGCTGGTCGAGATCTCGAGTGTTTTTCCGGACTCTGGAGGGTAGCGTGTTATAGATAAACCCCGCACCAAAAGCTGACAATAGCGGCGTGGAAAGCGGGGAAATATTGAGGTAGTGCCGACGCGTGGTGAGCCCTTTGACGATTTCGCTCAGCTGTTCGGGCTGTGGCATCGGCGTGACTTGTATCGGCGTGATCTCCCCGGCGTTGCCGCGAGCCGCGCCCGAACCGACCTTATCTTTATCAATGAGCGTCACACGATGACCCGCTCGAGCCAGTGAATAGGCGGTGCATAAGCCAATGAGCCCTGCCCCCGCTACCAGTACATCCTTCGAAGCGGCCATAACGCCATCCTCCCACGTTGAAGAAGCAATCTTGTCTCGAGTCTACAAACTTCCCCTGCCAACTACGAGGCGAGCACTGCGGTCAAAGACACGTACTATGAAGAATTCTTTGCCATGACTTCCGACACGTTCGACCGAAAGCGTCACATCGAGCATAATACTGGAGATATTCCAGTATTTTTCAGGTGTAACCTGCCCGCAAATGGTACACATCGTTGCGCTCGCATGCATGTGGCAATTTCCGCGGATTTCCGCGCCATGTACACGGTTGACCAGTTCGCACCGACGGCGTATAGCATGCTGCACACGCGACCAGTCGAAGGGGTGTACAATACATGTGACTAGCCTCACGAGTACCCTCCACCATTGGGTACGATGGGGGTAAGTCCTGCAAGTCGCGGCGCCTATTCTGACCCGAAGCGGCGTCGCCTGTCTCTCACCAGGAGAAGCAAATATGTCTACTATTTCGTCCCCGACCGGGCATCAACTTCCTGAAGAAGCCATTGGCGTTCTATCGGCCGACGGGTTCATTGATCCCACCGATGCCGCAAAAGATTTTGTTGACGATGCCACCGCTATCGGACACGAACGAGTGGCCGAAATGTACCGGCTCATGGCCCACACTCGCCGTCTGGACACAGAAGGGGTCAACCTTCAGCGCCAAGGCCAATTAGTGCTGTGGACCCCCTCAGTAGGACAAGAAGCAGCCCAGGCCGGTGTGGTGACCGCCCTGGAGGACCGGGACTGGATCTTTCCTACTTACCGCGAGCACGTCATGGCACGAGGTCGCGGCATCCCTGACGAATACGTTTTTGATTTCTTCCGTGGGGCAGTCCATGGCGGTTGGAACCCCAACGACTACAACATGCAGCCCTACACCGTTGTGTTGGCAGCCCAAGTACCGCACGCCGTGGGCTACGGCTGGGGTATTGCTCAGCAGCAACGCGGCTGGACTGACGCACGACGCAAAGCCGAAGGTCGCGTAGCCATCGCATGTTTCGGGGACGGTGCTTCGACCGAAGGCGATATTCACGAGGCCATGGTCTTTGCCGCATCCTTCGATACGCCGGTCGTGTTTTTCATTCAAAACAACTACTGGGCTATCTCGACCCCATTCGAAGTTCAATCCAAGGTGCCGCTGTTCAAACGAGCCCAAGGGTATGGTTTCGATGGTTTCGCCGTCGATGGCAACGACCCAATCGCCACTGCCGCCGTGATGGACCGGGCCGTGGATCATGCTCGTCGTGGTGGGGGACCGGTGCTGGTCGAAGCCCACACCTACCGGATGGGGGCCCACACCACCGCTGATGATCCGACGAAGTACCGCACCAAAGAAGAAGAACAAGCCCATGCTCAGGCCGACCCGATGGTTCGCACCGAAGCATATCTGCGCCGCCGCTTCGACTAC from Enteractinococcus fodinae includes the following:
- the purB gene encoding adenylosuccinate lyase, yielding MTENMRVRLAETDIPLGPLDGRYRGYVADLVDHLSEAALNRNRVHVEVEWFIHLADGMVVPGLQRLTDAQRDGLRAIVTEFDEASVAELAETEAVTVHDVKAVEYFIANRLEGLGLGHLSSLVHFACTSEDINNLSYALGVRDAVQDVWLPAAHKMVDSIAEVAKAAVETPMLSRTHGQPATPTTLGKELAVFVHRLNRQLRRIAAQQYLGKINGATGTYAAHVAAVPHANWPVIAQDFVEGLGLTFNPLTTQIENHDWMSELYDDIARFNQILHGFCVDVWSYISIGYFAQIPVAGATGSSTMPHKVNPIRFENAEANLELSNALLNTLGSTLIESRWQRDLTDSTSQRNIGVALGHSVLALQNVTRGMGQLDVAEDALATDLDGNWEVLGEAIQTVMRAEAIAGVEGMDNPYERLKDLTRGQRVDAARMREFVGELGLPEAAEQRLKNLTPHTYTGLAADLAREQLDS
- a CDS encoding phage holin family protein, producing MNYLLRVLVTAASFWVAVWLLPGMEVMTDSGAPDTGETVIALLIVSVIFGVVNSIVRPIVSLLSLPITCITLGLFTLIINAAMLALTVWLTSFLPMYVVIDSFFWTAILAALIISVVSTIMNWLVSSVTS
- a CDS encoding histidinol-phosphate transaminase, with product MDSSAITPRSVLNTLPTYQAGKPPAATPGLTSYKLASNENPYAPIQAATDAMMQAATAESVQRYPETTYAHLRELISETYQVPFNDITVGAGSLGVLTALVQTFAGTNDNGTQDEVIIPWRSFEAYPIVIRTAGARDVMVPLQDTGELDLEAMLEAITDRTRIIMLCTPNNPTGAVLSTQAVRDFMARVPSHILVVIDEAYIEFIRDEAAVDGLAMYRDYPNVAVLRTFSKAHGLANLRIGYGVAQPEISQPLKVIHPPFATSSLAEQAAHASLSHLDEVLANTEQVVTERTRVWEALDGLGYAPPASQANFVWLPLGELAQPFADACGEQALSVRAFHPEGVRVSIGEVEANDRLIEVATAFAEQRLNR
- a CDS encoding NAD(P)/FAD-dependent oxidoreductase — translated: MAASKDVLVAGAGLIGLCTAYSLARAGHRVTLIDKDKVGSGAARGNAGEITPIQVTPMPQPEQLSEIVKGLTTRRHYLNISPLSTPLLSAFGAGFIYNTLPSRVRKNTRDLDQLARGAFAAFDSYHQDGISLAGGGYGFLNTHVSADALQVFRDNQVARADMLGQKRPGQIMLDGELHDFEPVLDEHVRAGFLAPTERYIDPNIFVDELHAKLLDYGAQIMEHTELVGIDSHQATLRSASGESQLGFDRAVVATGAWTTPKIKGLEATRTTWITSGTGYSYHVQPDRLPGYLVASIDRKTIGVPLSGELRVVGLMDFSTEVEKFEPQRIHHLASQASAFIKGIGDKPRYNEWTGPRPMTPTGLPIISPLKSAPDVIVATGHNMHGLSLGPVTAEIVTSMVEGRPGIVAGAEVDMTPFSL
- a CDS encoding thiamine pyrophosphate-dependent enzyme; its protein translation is MSTISSPTGHQLPEEAIGVLSADGFIDPTDAAKDFVDDATAIGHERVAEMYRLMAHTRRLDTEGVNLQRQGQLVLWTPSVGQEAAQAGVVTALEDRDWIFPTYREHVMARGRGIPDEYVFDFFRGAVHGGWNPNDYNMQPYTVVLAAQVPHAVGYGWGIAQQQRGWTDARRKAEGRVAIACFGDGASTEGDIHEAMVFAASFDTPVVFFIQNNYWAISTPFEVQSKVPLFKRAQGYGFDGFAVDGNDPIATAAVMDRAVDHARRGGGPVLVEAHTYRMGAHTTADDPTKYRTKEEEQAHAQADPMVRTEAYLRRRFDYGDAFFSEVTEEGEQLAAKLRDNIIDAPDTVSLREKFDLVYAEEHSLVEAQAAEFDRWMEDEQA